A genomic segment from Mastomys coucha isolate ucsf_1 unplaced genomic scaffold, UCSF_Mcou_1 pScaffold7, whole genome shotgun sequence encodes:
- the Nhlrc1 gene encoding E3 ubiquitin-protein ligase NHLRC1 codes for MGEEVTAAAAAGVRPELVREAEVSLLECKVCFERFGHWQQRRPRNLPCGHVVCLACVAALAHPRTLGLECPFCRRACRACDTSDCLPVLHLLELLGSTLHASPAALSTAPFAPGALTCYHAFGGWGTLVNPTGLALCPKTGRVVVVHDGKRRVKIFDSGGGGAHQFGEKGDAAHDVKYPLDVAVTNDCHVVVTDAGDCSLKVFDFFGQIKLVVGKQFSLPWGVEITPHNGVLVTDTEAGTLHLLEADFPEGVLRKIERLQGHLCNPRGVAVSWLTGAIAVLEHPCAFGTAGNNNTRVKVFNSTMQLIGQVDSFGLNLLFPSKVTASAVTFDRQGNVIIADTSGPGIVCLGKPEEFPTLKPIVTHGLSRPVALAFTKENSLLVLDTASHSIKAFKVMEGNGG; via the coding sequence ATGGGGGAGGAGGtgacggcggcggcggcggcgggggtgCGGCCGGAGCTGGTGCGTGAGGCGGAGGTCAGCCTGCTGGAGTGCAAGGTGTGCTTCGAGAGGTTCGGCCACTGGCAGCAGCGGCGCCCGCGCAACCTGCCTTGCGGCCACGTGGTCTGCTTGGCCTGCGTCGCGGCCCTCGCGCACCCGCGGACGCTGGGCCTCGAGTGTCCCTTTTGCCGGCGGGCCTGCCGAGCCTGTGACACCAGCGATTGCCTGCCGGTGCTGCACCTTCTGGAGCTCCTGGGCTCCACCCTCCACGCGTCCCCCGCTGCCCTTAGCACCGCCCCCTTTGCGCCGGGGGCTCTCACCTGCTACCATGCCTTCGGCGGGTGGGGGACCCTCGTGAACCCCACAGGACTTGCACTGTGCCCCAAGACCGGACGGGTAGTGGTCGTGCACGACGGTAAGAGACGGGTCAAGATCTTTGACTCTGGAGGAGGAGGTGCACACCAGTTtggagagaagggggatgcaGCGCACGACGTGAAGTACCCACTGGATGTCGCCGTCACGAACGACTGCCATGTGGTTGTCACCGACGCTGGCGACTGCTCTCTCAAAGTGTTTGATTTCTTTGGCCAGATCAAGCTGGTTGTGGGAAAGCAATTTTCCCTGCCTTGGGGTGTGGAGATCACCCCTCACAACGGGGTCCTGGTGACCGATACAGAGGCAGGGACTTTGCACCTGCTGGAAGCGGATTTCCCTGAAGGGGTCCTTCGGAAGATTGAGAGGTTGCAAGGTCACCTGTGCAATCCCCGTGGGGTGGCAGTGTCATGGCTCACCGGGGCCATCGCGGTCCTAGAACATCCTTGTGCCTTTGGTACGGCCGGCAATAACAACACAAGGGTGAAGGTGTTCAACTCCACTATGCAGCTGATTGGCCAGGTAGATAGCTTCGGGCTGAACCTCCTCTTCCCCTCTAAAGTAACGGCCTCTGCTGTGACCTTCGATCGCCAAGGAAACGTGATTATTGCTGATACTTCTGGGCCAGGCATCGTATGCTTGGGGAAACCTGAGGAATTTCCAACCCTGAAGCCTATAGTTACTCATGGCCTCTCCCGGCCCGTAGCTCTGGCCTTCACCAAAGAGAATTCTCTTCTTGTGCTGGATACTGCATCCCATTCTATAAAAGCCTTTAAAGTGATGGAGGGCAATGGAGGGTGA